A genomic region of Arachis stenosperma cultivar V10309 chromosome 9, arast.V10309.gnm1.PFL2, whole genome shotgun sequence contains the following coding sequences:
- the LOC130947901 gene encoding 40S ribosomal protein S12-like — translation MSGEEAPVVAAEPAAPAIGEPMDIMTALQLVLRKSLAYGGLARGLHEGAKVIEKRTAQLVVLAEDCDQPDYVKLVKALCAEHNVSLLTVPSAKTLGEWAGLCKIDSEGKARKVTGCSCVVVKDFGEEHEAYNVVLQHVKAQ, via the exons ATGTCAGG TGAAGAAGCCCCAGTTGTGGCAGCCGAGCCAGCAGCTCCCGCCATTGGTGAGCCAATGGATATTATGACTGCCTTACAGCTTGTGCTCAGGAAGTCACTTGCTTATGGTGGTCTTGCACGTGGCCTTCATGAGGGTGCCAAGGTTATTGAGAAGCGCACCGCACAGCTTGTTGTTCTCGCAGAGGACTGCGACCAACCCGACTATGTCAAACTTGTCAAGGCCCTTTGTGCTGAGCACAATGTTAGCCTGCTGACAGTTCCAAGTGCAAAGACCCTTGGAGAGTGGGCTGGT TTGTGCAAGATTGATTCAGAAGGAAAAGCCAGGAAGGTGACTGGCTGCTCTTGTGTTGTTGTGAAG GACTTTGGCGAGGAACATGAAGCTTATAACGTTGTCCTTCAGCATGTGAAAGCTCAATGA